The Oncorhynchus clarkii lewisi isolate Uvic-CL-2024 chromosome 12, UVic_Ocla_1.0, whole genome shotgun sequence genome segment CAATTTAAGTAAAATTCAATTCAAGAATTTAAGGCATTCTCAATAATATTatgaattgagcccaacccttgTGTATTCAATAGGAGAGCACACTGGAGCAACACTTTTTTGTTAACGAATACTGAAAATctgtgttcttattggacaagttcaggtactACCTCCCCTGTTTCACACCGTTTCTAAAAATGTTCTCCCTACTGAACACTAGCCTGGCCTGCAGCTGCAGGGCTCACCTCTTTCCAGATGTTGTAGTGTGAGAGGAAGCAGCCCAGCTCTCCCTTAGTGAGGGGCCTGCCGTGATACGGATCACTGTAGCCTGGTAGCATGTGGATCCCCAGGGCATTGATCTCACTGATGTTCATcgctctgagggagagagagggaggggcgggagagggggggtgcgagagaaagagacagagataaagagagacacacatagagatggagagagaaataacaGGGTCATTTTGAGCGCTTGAAGACTTAGCGACATGACATTATAAACAGTGGGGCAACTTTTGCTGTATGTTATGATGTCCCatcactgagtctacctttaatggTACATGAAGTCTATGACGTGCCGAGAGAGGAGTACCTTCAAAAAGGGGTCAACTTACTTGCCGTCTACCGCTTGAATGACCTTGCAGGCAATCTCTTGCTCGTACAGAGTCCTCAGCATGCGATCCCGCCGGTCGGTCCGTTTCTTTAGGTTGATCATGAACACCTGCACACACGCAATACATGGGCCTTACTGTACGGTAGTGAGTCAATACATGCAATACCACATGGCACCCATAGAGGGAGACATTTAGAGCTGAAGGGTGCAAAAGAGACATTCTGAATTCTAGTTGATAAATGCTAAATAGACAGCTACCCTTAAACACTCAGAAAACAATTGGATAGGTGTATGAAATGTGGTGACATTTCAACCGAGCCTACCAGAAGACATGGTGAAGCaattgccttattgcttaatgcCATTAGATCCTTACACATCTTCAGGAGTGCCTAGGGcagaggtgtcaaactcattccatggagggctgagtgtctgctggtttttgacAATTACTTTCGATTGTGTCCAATTAAGAGCTAGACAACCACGCAAGGGGCGTTCTtaactaatcagtgaccttaattgatcaatcaagtacaagggaggagtgaaaacctgcagacactcaacCTCCATAGAAAGAGTTTAACAATGTGGGCATAGGAGCTAGGGGGTCAATAAGGAACTCAGAAACCATATTCTGAGCTGGCTCATATCCCACCTCATCAAAGCCCAGTTTATCTTGTATCTTTATGGGGGCCGGGATGTACTCCGAGGGCAGCACATGAGGGTTCCGCACTAACGTGAGAAAGGAGAAAAATTATAGGAATGATAAACAACTCACAATCTGACCAGTAACATTAGTTAGAGAAGAACAAAAAGCTCCAACTTCCAGCTGTGTTCTGATATCCACACTGGCCTACCACTTAGAATGAGGCAATGTATTGAGCATCCATCCTAAGTGGTAACCCAGTGAGACGTCAAAAAGACctcatttcaaccagttttgtCCAATTCGGATGCTAGTATGGACATTAGAGCTGACCTTTTGACCTGTGACAATATGACATAACACTCACCATTGACCTCCAACAAGGAATGTAGGAAGCTGTCTGCTTCGTCTGTCAGGGAGTTGTGGGCTCGCAGTGGCACGGGGAAATACCCATAAGTCTCTCTGTTACATAGGAACATCTGCACATCTgtggaagacagaggaagagtagtgtagagggagaagagacgTTTGTTATTAACAACAAGGTTACTACAAACATTTACACATTGCTTTGCTATGGCTATTCACAGTACAAGTCTCACTGTAGATGAGGTTCTTTGTGTCACGCCTGAAAATATCTACCTTCAAAATATGACACTTATGTATTTATGCAAAAGTATAATTAAGATATCTTACACAAAGCATACACTATGTCTGTGGATAGAATGAGAAAAAACAGACTCTGAAAACTCCAACCACTGTCTGTTAAACCCCCAGGAATTTTGCACAtaaaaaatcatttaaaaaacacGTGCAGAACGTGATTTCTGATCCTAAGATTTGAGAAAGAAGTCCCCTGAGGGGCGGGACgggggtggggcaggggtgaAATCTACGTAGTCGTAGCCTCCGCCTATTCACAAAGCGCCTGCGGGAGGCGGAgagctgatctagaatcaggtcctccctgtccatataatcttattcattacgGTTGCTGAAAACTCGGATCTAAAAGGTAGGCATACCTGCCATGTGAACAGAATAACAGCAGCAGGCCTACCTGCCATGTGAACAGAATAACAGCAGTAGGCATACCTGCCATGTGAACAGAATAACAGCAGCAGGCCTACCTGCCATGTGAACAGAATAACAGCAGCAGGCCTACCTGCCATGTGAACAGAATAACAGCAGTAGGCATACCTGCCATGTGAACAGAATAACAGCAGCAGGCCTACCTGCCATGTGAACAGAATAACAGCAGCAGGCCTACCTGCCATGTGAACAGAATAACAGCAGTAGGCATACCTGCCATGTGACCGGAATAACAGCAGTAGGCATACCTGCCATGTGAACAGAATAACAGCAGTAGGCATACCTGCCATGTGAACAGAATAACAGCAGTAGGCATACCTGCCATGTGACCGGAATAACAGCAGTAGGCATACCTGCCATGTGAACAGAATAACAGCAGCAGGCCTACCTGCCATGTGAACAGAATAACCACAGCAGGCCTACCTGCCATGTGAACAGAATAACCACGGCAGGCCTACCTGCCATGTGAACAGAATAACCACAGCAGGCCTACCTGCCATGTGAACAGAATAATCCACAGCAGGCCTACCTGCCATGTGATCACAATAATCCACAGCAGGCCTACCTGCCATGTGAACAGAATAACCACAGCAGGCCACCTGCCATGTGACCAGAATAATCCACAGCAGGCCACCTGCCATGTGACCAGAATAATCCACAGCAGGCCTACCTGCCATGTGAACAGAATAACCACAGCAGGCCACCTGCCATGTGACCAGAATAATCCACAGCAGGCCTACCTGCCATGTGAACAGAATAACCACAGCAGGCCCACCTGCCATGTGAACAGAGTAACCACAGCAGGCCACCTGCCATGTGAACAGAATAACCGCAGCAGGCCCAAATGCCATTTGAGCGTAGAGGTCAAACACAATGTGTACCAAATCATTATCATGCTGTATTGTATGTGAAAGCTACTAAACAGAATACACGAGAGAGAACACGTTAACAGTACCTGCCATGCGAGCCGAGAAGGCGAAGACAATGATGTCATCGAACGCCCAGCTGTAGTCTGGGTGAGGGGGGTGGAAGGCCAGCTGGCGTGACGCCTCCTTCCTCAAGTCAATCAGGAAGGTGGAGTGCACCATGGGAACCGCAAAGCATCCTTTACGCACCTGCTTTCTCATAGGGATGTATGCCGGGGTGCGCTTATAGTAACCCtggaggaggacgagggagaaCTGTTTAGAATACGATGAGCACTTCTAAGCGCTTCAATCAAGGTGATTGTGCTCTCACTTTAATGCATGATCGCATGCAAAGTATCTGGGGAGGACACGACCGCACGcctgcacacaagcacacacacccacacacacacacatagtagcATACCTGGGAGGTCATGCCACACCAGAAGTTGGAGTAAGCTGCACGGGACTCTAACATGGGAGCTACGATCGTCTTCTTCTCCTTGATGAGCTTCCACAGTACATTAGGATTGGTCAATAGGTTATCACAGTCCGCTACCTAGACAGGGGAGAGTGGAagagggtgtgagtgtgtgtgtgtgtgtgtgagagtttgatagaaaggggagagggaacagtgagacacTTAATCCACTTCACGCTTTAAACATCACTCTGCAATGTCAATCCTCTCTTGTGACACTTTGAACAATGGATGTCATTGTAGCCTAAGTCCAGCCACCAGAATCAGTGTTAGAATGAAGAGGCAGTATTGGCCacagacctgggtttaaatagtatttgttttaatTCATAAACTTTAGCTGCTCTATTTTAACCCAGCTTTAATTGCACAACATTACTGAAGACAAAAGGCACATTTCAAGAACAAAACTTCCTCATCTGTGCATTCACTCCGTCCCATAATTATACCCCTGCGAGCCCTGGACAATGTGTTCATGCTTTGGGGTGCAAGAATAGAACTCAAAGCTGTCATATTTAAGATTCAGCCAGGTTTGTTACAGAATGGTACATAGTAACACCAAGCCAGATGAATTGGTTTCCTCTAAACCAGAAGTGAGACAGGAAAACCTGACTCCTGCTGTTCTCTTACTGCATTATTGTTCTTGTAAGGAGAACTCTGCGCCTCCGTAAAATAGGACGGGTCGTCGTGGAGAAAGACTTGacagtgtctcaaatggcaccctattccctacatattgaccctggtcaaaagcagtgcactttgcgtcccaaatggcaccttattccctacacactatgtagggaatagggtgccgttcgGGGGAGACACTGTTGATCTGTAAAAGAGGTTGGGGTCGTCATGGAGACAGGAGAAAGAAGTACCATGAAGTAGTCTGCCCACATGTCTCTTGCGGAGTCCAGTGCTGCCTGCCGTAGCTTCATCACGTGTGCATAGCGGAGGTTGGTCCACTGCTTCGGGCTGTCTGCATCCTGGTACTCTCTGAGTgacaaacataaacaaacaggaCATTCAGTACATCCTCTCGGtgacactttacattaaggttCCTTTCTGTAACATTTTACATTAAGGTGCCTCTCAGtgacactttacattaaggtgcCTCTCAGtgacactttacattaaggtgcCTTTCAGtgacactttacattaaggtgcCTTTCAGtgacactttacattaaggtgcCTCTCAGtgacactttacattaaggtgcCTCTCGGtgacactttacattaaggtgcCTTTCTGTAACATTTTACATTAAGGTGCCTCTCAGtgacactttacattaaggtgcCTCTCGGtgacactttacattaaggtgcctctcagtaacactttacattaaggtgcCTCTCGGtgacactttacattaaggtgcCTCTCGGtgacactttacattaaggtgcCTCTCGGtgacactttacattaaggtgcCTCTCGGtgacactttacattaaggtgcCTCTCAGtgacactttacattaaggtgcCTCTCAGtgacactttacattaaggtgcCTCTCAGtgacactttacattaaggtgcCTCTCAGtgacactttacattaaggtgcCTCTCAGtgacactttacattaaggtgcctctcagtaacactttacattaaggtgcCTCTCGGtgacactttacattaaggtgcCTCTCGGtgacactttacattaaggtgcCTCTCAGtgacactttacattaaggtgcCTCTCGGtgacactttacattaaggtgcCTCTCAGtgacactttacattaaggtgcCTCTCGGTGACACTGTACATTAAGGTGCCTCTCGGtgacactttacattaaggtgcCTCTCGGtgacactttacattaaggtgcCTCTCGGTGACACTGTACATTAAGGTGCCTCTCGGtgacactttacattaaggtgcCTCTCGGtgacactttacattaaggtgcCTCTTGGTGACACTGTACATTAAGGTGCCTCTCAGtgacactttacattaaggtgcCTCTTGGtgacactttacattaaggtgcCTCTCGGTGACACTGTACATTAAGGTGCCTCTCGGtgacactttacattaaggtgcCTCTTGGtgacactttacattaaggtgcctgtcagtaacactttacattaaggtgcCTCTCCGGTGACACTGTACATTAAGGTGCCTCTCGGTGACACTGTACATTAAGGGGCCTCTCCGGTGACACTGTACATTAAGGTGCCTCTCCGGTGACACTGTACATTAAGGTGCCTCTCCGGTGACACTGTACATTAAGGTGCCTCCCGGTGACACTGTACATTAAGGTGCCTCTCCGGTGACACTGTACATTAAGGTGTCTTTAAGGAGGATGTTAAGGGTTTATACGTAGTTGGTAGATAGTTAATTATCAGTTAATATGTAGTTTATAACTCACATATTAAACATCTATAAATGATTtacaaatgtaatgtaatgtgttacCTCTCCTGTATAAATGAGACAGATagatacagaaacacacacagtttatAAAGTGAACATGAGAGGAACTCACGTGGGCTCCTCCTGCGGCCTCCACTCCACATAGTGGTACAGTTTTTGGACCTTGACGAGCCAGTCACGCAGGATGGCTGTAGTGTTGTCCACATTGTGATCCGTCGCAACCCTgtacaacacagagacagaggcacaTGATTATTTTTTTCCTTTTCTGGTCAACAGTGTAAGGGTAATAAGCacatagacacatacacagacGTTTATAGGAGACGTGGCATTGGAAGTAGACCTGAGTAAAGTAGAGACAGTGAATGTGAAAGAGCATATCAGATGACAGTACTTCAGTGTTCACTTCAATGGCCTATTTTCAAGAGCGATGGGATACTGACTCCAGCATTGAATTCCATACAAGCATGTCTTACACCCATACCAAAGCAGCTCTAATATCCATCACACATCCATGCGGGTTACTAAAAAGCAGAAAATAGACTAAATAAGCAAGAAGGCTGGGGAAGTGAAACTTTATGGTTATTAGCTACTGaaaaggactgtgtgtgtgtgtgtgtgtgtgtgtgtgtgtttgagagttaTTGTGTCAGACTGACAGTTTGCGTGCCTGATTCCATTCTGCGGCGGTTCCAACTCAAACCACATCTTTCTGTCTATGTGAATAGGAACAGGGGATCCTGTTACAACCAGAGAGAACGACTGCTAATCAGTCGAGCCGATATATCCGCCGATATTGGCCTTTTCTAGTCTTGTTCCaccgctgcaactcccatacggactcgggagagtcgAAGGTGCGTCCTCCGAAAACACGACCCctccaagccgcactgcttcttgacacactgctcgcttaacccggaagccagccgcaccgatgtgtcggaggaaacaccgcacAGCTGGATGCGCccggccgccacaaggagtcactagagcgcgatgcgacaaggacatcccagccggccaaaccctcccctaacccggacgacactgggccaatccAGAGTCCGCTTTAGACGGACCAATATAACATGCACACTAGCACTCAGCGCGCACAGAGAGCAGCGCGAGAAGCGACGCCATCAAGTCATCCAAAAACATGTCAGACATTGGATAAATATAAAATGGTAATATCTTCTTCGCCTGTGAGTGATGAAAAACAATTGGCCTCAGCAACAATTATTTGAATAAGTCAATGGATGTTTTGTGCACAAAGGCGATGACTAAAGTGTCTTATTAGGAATTTTCTAATCTGACTTCTCTTTGTGGAAATCTCTGTATGGAAATCGTCTTTTTGGGCCGGGGCATCAGTTAAACTGTAGTACCGATGCAAGACTGTAGGAGCAGTCAAAACCGTGCTTCGAGATCAGAACCCTGaagttaacacaggcttaggagataaTATAAGTTTTGTTCTATgaaataatatcagtcagttaacatgaccttttaTGAAATATAAAGCCTAGTGTCCTTTTTTATTAAAACATTAGCTGATGAAAATGGTCTCAGAGAGCAAAACGTAtcagatctcctaagcctgtgtttaccaaaGGCCTATCCCCAAAAAACTACAAAAACTCCATTAATTTTCTCATACCCTTTGTCCAATGATCTTTACTATTGCTCTCTAGCTGGCTAGATAAACATGGTGCTAAGATATCAGATAGGAGCTAATAGAAAATGTGGCTAGCTACTTACATGCACTATTTTCGGCAACGAGTCATCTGCTGAGTAACG includes the following:
- the LOC139421024 gene encoding procollagen galactosyltransferase 1-like; its protein translation is MHGYNFFLSIALTILFSGPAQGYFPEERWSPESPLLAPRVLIALVCRNSEHSLPYFLGNIERLNFPKDRVAIWVATDHNVDNTTAILRDWLVKVQKLYHYVEWRPQEEPTEYQDADSPKQWTNLRYAHVMKLRQAALDSARDMWADYFMVADCDNLLTNPNVLWKLIKEKKTIVAPMLESRAAYSNFWCGMTSQGYYKRTPAYIPMRKQVRKGCFAVPMVHSTFLIDLRKEASRQLAFHPPHPDYSWAFDDIIVFAFSARMADVQMFLCNRETYGYFPVPLRAHNSLTDEADSFLHSLLEVNVRNPHVLPSEYIPAPIKIQDKLGFDEVFMINLKKRTDRRDRMLRTLYEQEIACKVIQAVDGKAMNISEINALGIHMLPGYSDPYHGRPLTKGELGCFLSHYNIWKEIAERGLKSSLVIEDDLRFEVFFKRRLMNLMSEVESQGLDWDLIYIGRKRMQVDRPEKSVPNIHNLVEADYSYWTLGYMMSLQGAQKLLRAEPLKRILPVDEFLPVMFNKHPVSDYMEQFEVRDLKAFSAEPLLVFPTHYTGDAGYISDTETSVVWDNEKVRTDWDRARSGKTQEQAEISSEAQNSDVLQSPLDSTATRDEL